Proteins from one Emys orbicularis isolate rEmyOrb1 chromosome 2, rEmyOrb1.hap1, whole genome shotgun sequence genomic window:
- the COMMD3 gene encoding COMM domain-containing protein 3, translating into MELSEYVQSGLQILADSGCFSPSAYRVLLQTAFQSLLNAQADQVALDHPVLKHIDPTVLKHCHAAAATCILEAGKHKADKSTISTYLEDCKFDRERIEQFCTEYQKNKDTLEIILGSIGRCPLHVTDVSWRLEYQIKTNQLHKTYRPAYLVTLNVENSDSRSHPDVSFSCTMEQLQDLVGKLKDAAKSLERASQM; encoded by the exons ATGGAGCTGTCGGAGTATGTGCAGAGCGGCTTGCAGATCCTAGCCGATTCTGGCTGCTTTTCTCCTAGCGCCTACAGGGTTCTGCTCCAGACGGCTTTCCAGAGCCTGCTCAACGCCCAGGCGGACCAGGTAGCTTTAG ATCACCCAGTCTTGAAACATATTGACCCAACAGTATTAAAACATTGTCATGCAGCAGCTGCAACTTGTATACTGGAGGCTGGAAAACACAAAGCCGACAAATCTACTATAAG cACATATCTAGAAGACTGTAAatttgatagagagagaatagaaCAATTTTGCACCGAATATCAG aaaaacaaagataCGTTGGAAATCATATTGGGAAG TATAGGCAGGTGTCCTCTGCACGTAACCGATGTTTCTTGGCGCCTGGAATATCAAATCAAG ACCAACCAACTTCATAAAACGTATCGACCTGCCTATTTGGTGACCTTAAATGTGGAG AACAGCGACTCAAGATCACACCCTGACGTTAGTTTTAGTTGCACTATGGAACAGTTGCAG GATTTAGTTGGAAAACTAAAAGATGCAGCAAAAAGCCTAGAAAGAGCATCTCAGATGTGA